The Eretmochelys imbricata isolate rEreImb1 chromosome 4, rEreImb1.hap1, whole genome shotgun sequence sequence GTGCGGGTGTTTCCAAATATCAGGACCACTAAATATGAATCTCTTTTGAAAAATGGGCTATTTGGCCACCTCCTCCATACTTGCTACTGCAGTATCTGGAATGCatgtaatagaatcatagaagtgtagggttggaagggaccttgagagatcatctagtccagccccctgtgccgaggcaggaccaagcaaaTTTAGACCAGCCTGGCAGGTATTTGTCTAGcccattcttaaaaacctccaatgataggaattccacaacctctcttggaagcctattccaatgcttaacaAGCCTTAttgttggaaagtttttccaaatatctaacctaaatctctcttgctgcagattaagccccattacttcttatcctagcTTCGGTGGACACAGGGAATAATTGATCTCCATTCTCTTTATAACTGCCTTTACCATATTTGAAAACCATCAggtcccctctcggtcttcttTTCCTAAAACTAAAttaacatgtccagtttttttaacctttctttgcaggtcagatttttaaaaccttttatcatttttgttgctcccctctggcctctctctttctttatctGGATTCactactccaggtgaggcctcaatGCATTTACAGATTCGCTTCTTATTGCCTCTTATGTCCCAAGGTGtagctcattttgtgccttaacttttctgattttgtccttacattTGTATGCTACTCTTTTCTACGTatccttagcaattcatccatgtttccattttttgtagcattcctttttgttttttcaggtcACTAAGCAGCTCTCACGAGTCTTCCTATTTTTCTTTTGCAACaagatagtttgctgttgtggctttaatattgtctctttgagaaactgccaccTCTCCTGAACTACTTTTTCCCTTATCTTTTCTTCCCGTGGGGATCCTACCTACctgttctctgagtttgttaataTCACTGAATATATCTccatttcctgtgctgtgttGGAAAGAGACTTTGGTTGTACTCTCTTATCTTATTTAGCAAAGTTTCATGACAATCCCATTGGAAAAAATCATATGGAAAAGGCTAGTGAGCTAGAGAATATAGAAGGAAAAACACAGAAGGCCAAATTTCTTCCGAATTGGCCCATACACAGATTACATCAAATAATAGGTAGTTAGATTGGATTACAGCTCTGGTATCTACAACCTGTTCCAAAATGTTACAGtaaaaatattagaaaagaaATTAGATAAAGGCATGGGCCACATATATCTCTATTAATTTAAAATTGATTATTGGATTTGCTGTCCTAGAGGTCCTTTGTTTTTGCATGACttcactgaaaaaacaaacaagtaaatgtatagtaagggcctgatccaactcccattgacatcagcaggAGTTGGATTGATCTTTCTCGGAAATGAACTATATTATCAGAGTCACAATCTTTACATCTACAGACACACAAACTTCCAGGAGTTATGTATGtggaagggctgcaggatcttggggatttgtttttttgcaggggaggttatttgttttttgtttgtttaaaattatacaACCAATGTGATTCAATATACAATACATGAAGAAACATAACAACAACAAACACCTTTTATGGTGATAAAAGCAAATTGCCACTTGAAAAATCAGTGCAgaaacaatatttattttcatttacagaATGTAAATAGTTTCTACAGCCCTTAACAATGCCATATATCAAAACAGTTATTGATATGTAATACAAATATGTAATATTGGCAGACTGGAAGTGCAAAATGTTGGCCtgtgtttaaatcaagactaatCAATCAGTAACTTGATACTTGTTGGGCAAGGGAAACAGTTGCCACATACAACATGATTGTTctcgcatcagatttctttctggGCTTGAGGTTTAAACCCTTTTAAAGATTCTCTTGGCTTCAACTCCTTCATACATGTAAGTCTGAAAGAGATTAATGAAGAGGAAAAAACTTTCATCACTTACTGTTTCCATTGAGATTTATTTTACAGTTCCCATCAAGAGAGTGTTTATTATCCATCACAGGTTTACAGCCTAAGGGCTCAGTCCAGTAACCACTACATCAGTAACCCtcactcacatgagtagttccatcaAAATCAAAGAGAAAGACTATAGGTCAGGactgtggatttttaaaatattcagaccTAGACCCGCACTCCCttaattaggcctggtctacactaagaagTTAGCTTACcccagctatgttgctcaggggtgtgaaagatCCACAGCTCTGAGCAACATAGGTAAGCTAATTTAACTCTCAGCATAGACAATgctagattgacagaagaattcttccatcagcctagctactgcctctcagagaggtaggttacctacactgacaggagaacccctcctcaggggcagcaggtttgtatactTTTTGGTGGTGCCCGAACGGGTCCAAGTCCCCCCGATGCACACTTGCCTTGTAAGctgatacatattttaaaataatgttaaaatgtACTGGAAACAGTAAGagtttaacagtttccctatattgcacaatgtgtgagagggtgggggggtgagagctgggggatgtgggagagggcttagggctagggcagagggttggggtgcggggggattagggctctggctgggggtgagggctctggggtttggggtgtgggaggaggctcagggctaggccagagggttgggatgtggggggatgagggctctggctggaggtgagggctctggggtttggggtgtgggagaggctcaggCCTAGGGCAGAGGCTTGGGGCGCAGGgatgagggctgcggggtggggctggggatgagaggttcacggtgcaggagggggctcagggctggagtgcGGGGGCGGGTGAGGGCTCTCACTtagggtgcgggttctggggtggggcagggctggggatgaggagtttggggtgcaggcaggctgccccagggctggggccagagaggtggACTCCACAGgcctcccagccctctccccccaggCAGCACACTCACCCGACACCGGCAGTGCACATGCTCCTAGGGgctgggcccctctcaggtccaggaagcccccttgcctcccctgtggtgggggCCAGGAGGGCGGGGAGGGCTCCCATCACATGTGCACCTCCTCCCTCTGTAGCCGCtgcctcagcctgctgccggtgccACTCCCTTTTGTAGCCAGCAGTGACTGGCAAGGGAGCACAGTGcggagcagcagggcagctgcccagggtggaggcagggatgctccaggggaggtgcacaggggcagcaggtggggccgggggatgTTCAAGGGGAGGTGcgctggggcagcaggtggagccgggggagagacctggcctcaaacattggtggagccaggcccccaggCCCTAAATTTGTTGGAGCaggggcaccacaggcccatataactgCTGGgataggcagtgtctacactgacgcattacagtggcacagcttctGCACTGCAGGTGTGCCCCTGTAGCGTTtcaagtgtggacaagcccttaatcCAGGCGTGAAGATTAAGGCTGGATCATTAAGGGAGGATGGAAGTTTTGTGGTTATGACACAGGAGTGGATCTCAAGATACCAGATTTCAATGTGCAGCTCTGCCATAGACATCTTGTGTGATTTGGGATGTCATTTAATATAACTGTGCCTCAactccccatctctaaaatatgTGGATAATATACCTTTTCTACCTCATAAGGGCTTGAGAAGACATATTCATTACCAGCTGTGAGGAACTCAGATCCTATTGTGAGAATGGCCTTAACAGAACCTAACAGATTCAGGATCTTTGGTCAGAATAAGCATGGACTCAGCACTGGGCTCCTTTAGAGTTAGCTCAGGCTGCACTCAGATAATTGAAAAGAATGCAAGTGGATAGGAAAATAGAAAGATTAGAGTAAGTCAAAAAAGTTCAATGTTTGAAATTCAATGATTtcttgaatttcaaaattttaaatttttaataaaaaataggatttttaaaaaataaattaatgataCTTACCAGTTTCATTCAGCTTTAAGAGAGGGATCAGATCTTTATAGTTTGATGCTGTgcataaaggaaaaaaattgactTAACTCACCTGAATTAATTCATCtcctaccagttctctgaatgCTTTGAGCTCTTTCCCATTATCTTTCCGGTTGAATTTTCCCACAAGCTTATTTCCTTCCAGATTCCAAGTACCCTacagtgtaaaaataaaaaaatccaaggaATTCATGACAATGTTGATCTTGTATATGTATTCTTTGGCTGTTAAAAAAGCACCAAAGTGGTAAAGCAATGAATATCAGGTTTTCGCAAAATGGCCGGTACAGTAAAGGAGTTTTACCCCTTCCACAACAACCAAAGCACTTCTAGTTTTgattatatatataaagtttataaacacatacacacacacatatatataagcATTCTTTTAGTTTGTCACTTTGACCATGTAACCcatctttgcatccctccactgacTCCCCCTTCTCCTTTATATCAAATATAGCTACttatcttcactttcaaggcccttcacagtcaATGCCCATCCTATATATCATCTCGTATTCACCATTGAGCGGTCTGTGCTCACCTCtgatcagcccatgatgccagcctccactgcccacttgttaaatttccaGACAAACACTTGCAAGCTTTCCCCCAGGCTATCTCACATGCTTGGGACTTGCATCCCAGAAACCACTACAAAGCTGCTTCgttatccaccttcaaatccctacTCAGAATTGTTTTACCATGATGCATAGATAAAGCTTGACAACGGTCAGGCTGCTCGTGTGCTTAGACTACTGCTTATCATGCAGACCAGTATtatctcattgttttcttgtattcCCCCACctctctgtatccatctgttggcTCTTGTATTATAGTTAGAATGTAAGCCTCTTGGGATAGggaacatctttttgttctgtgtttgtatagccgctcacacaatggggccctggtccaggACTAAGGCTCCTagctgctacagtaatacaaataataataataaatattataataTGTATTGGGTGACTACAATTCTCCTTCCCACAGACCTCAGGGTCCATACGCATAATTAAATGAATACATTAATCTGCCGCTTTCTCTGACATAGAAAGAATAGTCCCTCACAAATAACCAATCCCATTTCATTCTCTATCACACCCTACAATGGACTCTGACCCTCCCTACTTCTCAGACAAATGTCTGAGAGAGACAGTGGGTGTTTCATTGCACTCAAAGAGCCAAAAGACCCTTGCTTCACCAGACCAGCTCAGGCAATGAATTGCAGAATTAGGGGCCCTGTAAGAAGGCTCTGCCTACAAACCTATCATGTTCAAAGCTAgggaatgaaatcctggctcaattagagtcaatgacaaaactctccttgacttcagtggtaccagCATTTCTCCTAGATCCTTTTTAGTCAATCCCTCTAACTGATTTCAGCTGCCACTGTAGTTCATGTGGCAGAAGATTGTCTCTCAGGTAGCCAGTCCGATGTCACATTGAATTTCCTACAGTAATGTCAACACTTGGACATTGCTCAGGCAAACATGAAACCAGTGCAACTGCTAAAGGGCAAGTGTAATACACTCCTGTTAGCTCACACCACATTGATATCCTTGTTCATTGTAAGggatttgatttttatataaagcaagtgaataaatatttcattgCTCTGGCCTTATGCTTAAAAAGACAGATTCTGCTCTCTGCTACATGGGTTCACATTCCTAGACAGagtacaatttaaaataaaatcagaaagatGAATAAAACATCCCAGCAATAACTTTATTAAATACAGGCTTATCATATAAAAGTGGATTTCTTACACTGAGCTCAGTTCCATCAGCCAGGGTGTATTCAAATTGGACTCCCAGTATGAATATTATTTCTATGGTTCGAAAAGTACTTGATTCCTTGATAGTGAATTTGTTTTCCTCTTGCTGAATAGTGATTTTCAAGTTGTCATGGGCTCCTAGCTTTCTCTTCATTATATTAATACCTAGAAAAACAATTGGACATCAAGCAACTTAAATTGCAGCATCAGGTTTGTATATTTTCCAATGACCTTTTTTGGGCAAGTGAATTTAATAAACTATGGGCCTTGCTGGAGCTCTTTGGTCCAGGTTCTTCACCTTCATCTTTCACTTTGTGTAGCCATTTTCACCTGTGCAAAGTTGGTGCAAGACACTGCCAAGGGAATGATTGCATTTCCCACCCACTTTGCAGAGGTTTAAATGACTACACAGGGTGCAAGGCAGTGGCAAATCAGCTCCTTTGTTGGACTGGTCATGCGTGCAGAACTTAatctctatttttctttttctgttttactTCCAGGTGCCTAATCTTTCAGTATGGTGCCTTGTGTTTGTGGGTGCACTTTGACTGAACCAAACTCATTTCAAACTCATTTTCCCCATTGATGATTTAGTCCTGTGGccgaaaaagcaggaaaattcccaatctccccttccccccaccccgagcaatTAAACTAATCAGAAATTAATTAAATATCACAAGACATAAATGATTGCTTAGCTGTATATTGTCTTCCCTGTTTCTAAAACTGCACATGAAAATTCCTCTTCACCCTTCCAGACATTGAAGCCCATCAGCCATAATAGGGGACATTCTCAAAAGCAGCTTCTAAAATGGGATCCCCAGTTTTAGACACCTAAATTACACCTCTGTACCAGTCGGCATGTTGCCTGCAGAACTTTACATTTCAATGAATATTTCTGCAATAATCTACCTTGCTCTCTTTCTGAACTTTATGGAAAAGtactatagaatttaatagggacGGAACCAAATGCAGTCTATAGGAAATAAATAGGTTCTCTAGAAATAAGTCTAAAACCTGTATATTAAGAGAGAATGATCTTTCTATGTATTTTTAAACCCACCTTATCAAATGTAATGGAAAATCATATTCATGCTATAGAATTATACAGAAAGATTATCATTCTTTTAAATTCTATAGGGCTGTtccataagaaaaaagaaaaaaacttcagtGAAGTGGGAAAATTTTTCTCAGTTATGCCAGCGTAAATCAGGAGTAGTTCCACTGGCATTAAGAGAGTTACtccagagatcagaatctgccccaAAATCTTGATGCTGTCTCTTtctacagtggggaaaaaaaagattattcTGGAAGAAAATATGAAGTAGTCAGCAGGTGGAGAGGTCAGCAGAGAGGCAGTTAACAGAAGGAGGACCAACGACAGCACTAGCATTCAGTGATTGCTCTTAGACAATAATGAGGAACTGGAAAAGTAAAAGCTTACCCATCTGCTCCATGAACTTGTCATAGTTTTCACTTCTGTCTACCTTCCAGTTGCCATCAAACGCCATTTTTCTGACTGAAGCAGGAGCTTCTTTGAGACAGCTTCTACTCAACCTGAGATGCAGCTCAGCTTTAAAAAGGGAATTTATGATCTGTCTTATCTTTGCAGGATGATGTGGCTGGCTAAAGCTCAGCTCATCATGTGACCTCTTCAAGGTCAAGTGACTGGATATTCAAGTGACCTGTCTTTTCGCCCCACCTTGTCAAACTACGAAATACTTGACTGCTCTGTCTTAAAAGATATAATAGTTACTGTGTTCATGTTACACATGGTGGTGAAAAGTAGTAATTcactgaaggtttcagagtaacagccgtgttagtctgtattcacaaaaagaaaaggagtactggtggcaccttagagactaaccaatttatttgagcatgagcttttgtgagctacagctcacttcattagtctctaaggtgccacaagtactccttttcttaattcacTGAAGTTACTCTACTGCTCAGGTGAATAGTGCCAGCTGGCTGAGTGGTAGCTTGCTAGATTGGACTTTGGCTGATACACTGTGTGATTGATTGCACTCTACACGTCGAAGTATAACAGTGCCAGATGTCATTGCAATAGTTCGAGCTCCTCTACCTTTGCAGATTGCAAGACAGAAGGTAAGTTTTCATTAAAAGTGTAACTTCAAAATCAACTAAGATAATTCTTTGGATTGTTATGCCAGATAATGTAGAATGGCTTTTCACTCCAGCCAGTTTCAGTGTATTTATTCAGCTAACGTACCAGAGAAGCAAAATGAAGTAGCACAACTAACATGCCCCTTCTTCTAccctaaaaaataaaatgtgaaacacTCTGAGTAAAGAAATGCAGAGTATGGAGCAAAATTGCATagtcctatatatatatatatatatatatatatatataaggggcgggggggaggggagctgccttAACAACAACATTTAAGTCTCTATAGTAATGTCTAAATGCAGGTTAACATTACATAGTGCTTATGGAAAAGTTCCAAACAAATTTGCAAAAAGCAAACTTTGCACACTTAAAAAAagcaggcaattttttttttggtggaaaaataaAAGATCATTTTGATGGTTAAAATATCAGACATTAAACATCATTTCCAGCACTGAGCACTGCATCCCTTTTGCATTAAGGGCAAAATTAAAACTGCGTCTTGCCCTGAGTAAGGTGCAGTGTGCAACCCTGGAAAGGAAGTGTGAGTTGGAGAGTGACAATtccttccctgcccatcctgtttgcttgggggctgggggtgggtggtcggggggtgggagggaagtaaTCTGCTGGGCCTTAGCAGATAGAGATCACTTTTCCCCATGTTGGCTCtgttgtgctgcctggagcactggggttAGAGGCTTACTGTGTGCCGTGTCTACAAGGCATAATCAAGCCCTCAGTGATGAATTACTCTTCTTTTGCAAGCAGATATAGTAATTCTCTTTTTTATTacactggaattttcctttgATCTCCAAAATTATCAGTCTCCCTATATGTCAGATACTATAGGTTAAGTTTATAGATGCTTTGTGTCCGATTATAGTTCATAGCAGTTTACTGATGGTTAATAAATTATTAACTTTATTTTCTTCATGGTTTTTACAGTGGTGAGTCTATTGCAggagcgggcaaactttttggcctgagggctgaatcggatttccagatttatatggagggccagttaggggaggctgtgtctccgcaaacagccaggcgtgacccggcccccgcctcctatctgaccccctCGCTTCTTGCCCCTtgatggctcccctgggactcctgccccatccaacctcctatcctctgtcccctgacagccccccaggactcctgccccatccaccaccccctgctctctgtcccctgaccacccacctcccaccccgactgccccctgccgccccatccaacccccccattcctgactgctcccccccggaacccctgccccatccaacctccccgttccccaccctctgaccgccttgacacctatccacacccctgactccTGACCACagcccccgaactcccctgccctctagtcaccaccaccccccgcccccgatcaCGCTGCCggcagccaccagtgctccaggtgctacagctgcactgcccagagcactgggtcaggccgcggctctgcaacgaagctgcctggccgcccagagcgctgggtcaggccgcggctctgcaacgaagctgcctggccgcccagagcgctgggtcaggccgcggctctgcaacgaagctgcctggccgcccagagcgctgggtcaggccgcggctctgcaacgaagctgcctggccgcccagagcgctgggtcaggccgcggctctgcaacgaagctgcctggccgcccagagcgctgggtcaggccgcggctctgcaacgAAGCTGCCTGGCCGCCCAGAGCGTTGCACCGGCAGCGCAGcacactgaggctgcgggggagggggaacagcatgggaggggccagggactagcctcaagggccaagagctcaggggctgggtgggagggtcccacgggccggatgtggcctgcgggccatagtttgcccacctctgaatcTATTGCCACTGGCCTCATGCAACTTCTGAATAATGTATTTTTCCTATTCAATCCAGTAAAATAGAAAGCCTTTGCAATGCTGCTTCTGCACCTTAAATTCAAGTCCAACATAATACCTAGCACTCCTAACACTTTACAGCTATAGAAAATTAGCTGCCTATGCTCCTCTATTGTCAGCAACTAGGAACATTTTCAATTTTGCATGGAAACAGTGGAAAGAGACCTTTGATTTACATTATTTGGAAGCATATAATGTCCAGCAAATAGGTATACTATTCCCATTTCTTTGGAGCATGCTGAAAGAAGCAACCTACTTCTTGGCTTTACCCTGCTTTGTTTGTGAAAAGCTACCCACCAATTTCAGTGTCCCAATCTCTCAGGGAAGTGAACTatgaagctaaaaaaaaaaaataattgttttgccTTTTAGTGCTCCTTTGTGCTGGATAAAGATGGCCTCCTACACTTCTAAAAGGTTTTATAATACTTATTTTTTTTCACATCAGAGGTATCTGTCAggttctcccttttccttttcttgctGTAAGGAGTTGCTGGTATCTTTGGAGGACCTAAATATTGATGTCACATGAGGCTGTAACTTGAGCTGCATCTAACGGGATTTCACTTTGGCAAAAGCCTGCTCAACTCAGATCACTGAGCACGAGACAGAATTGCTCGAGGGCTACCCTACTGAATTTGCCTCAATCCCCTTTCAAAACTTCTCTTTCTCAAGTAGCCTCTGGAAAAAATCTCTTTCAGGAAATACTGAGCTGAACATGATAAAGATCATGCCATTGTTCAGTTTTTGCTTAAATACATTATTACTGCTTGACTTCCCTACCTCATTATTATTAACACCGCTCACTCTGTAAAGTATCACCTTAAACTATTCCTACTGACAAAAGGACTCTGAGTAGTGGTGGGCCAGGAAGGGTTTCTCTATCCCACAATTCTTCCgaacatttaaagaaaattacTTCTGTGTTCAGGGGGCTTCCAGGTGCTAATTAAAAGGAGTCCTGGATTCACCAAAACTTCTGTGCACCCAGAACTTCTGTGTAGTCTCTTCCACCCAACAGCTCCCACTCCTGGGTAAATCTTCCTTCACACACTCATCTCACAGTTGGGCTATTGTCTTTCTTCCATTCATGGGTCTTTGGTCTTTCTCCCAGGTC is a genomic window containing:
- the FABP2 gene encoding fatty acid-binding protein, intestinal — encoded protein: MAFDGNWKVDRSENYDKFMEQMGINIMKRKLGAHDNLKITIQQEENKFTIKESSTFRTIEIIFILGVQFEYTLADGTELSGTWNLEGNKLVGKFNRKDNGKELKAFRELVGDELIQTYMYEGVEAKRIFKRV